The DNA sequence aatttgattcaaaattgaataatccaaactttgtcagtttgattcatttcagaagagtaatccaaatcgctctcctGATTTGAAATTGAGTCATTTATTGTTTCGATTCAGAAGTGCAGATCGaagaaaaaaaacgaagaagaataggaagaagataaatgcaacCAGATCGAAATAAGAAAACGAGAAGAAGAACGtgagtagagaagaagaagaaggaagtttACATTGCAGCAGAAGGTTTACGTTGAGCAAAACTTTAGGTTGCAGCACGTTATATGTAGCGCGTGTATGACAAACGAGTGAAGGGTGGGGGACGCGCGTGTGGAGAAAATTACTTGGTTAACAACCATGTAAAAAATATATGGATGCAGAGCTTTTCCGAAGTAAAAGTACtagcaaaatataaaaaaattatcttttttgagaagttataatttatacatttttttaaaagatctttttttaaaatatatatatatttttttttttcacataataaatgaaaaaaatatttttatcttattttatccaaacatatttgataaataaaaatatctttttatataagataactaaatataaaattacttttacttttgtaatatcttttttttaaaaatgacgtccaaacaaactcatagtaaacatTAATATGATATACAAGTTACATGTTCAACAATTGCAAAGATGCTTTTGCAATATGTAAATATATTGGATATCCAAGTTACTTTATCACTATGACATGTAATCCAGAATGAAATGAGATAAAAAGAGAAGTAACATCCCAAGGACTCCATGCAGAGGATAGACCatacatcttatgtaaaatattcaaGTTGAAGGTTGATAAATTAATTAAGGCATTGAAGAAAGGAACATTCTTTAGAAAGATTATTGGATGTAAGTATAATTAATCTTCCTACGAGTTTTTATTTACTCTATCTATATTATCTATAGTACACTCATTGTATAGGACACCATCATTATTAAGAAACAATTATGTATATAGCACTTACATGGTACGATCATTCGATAGCGTACTATCTTGAGTGTATTACATTGCATTTATATAGTTTGTATTACCTCAAGCTCATTGTATGGTACACTTATAtagttttatatgattttattttagcATAAATTTTTCATATTTACTTTATCGTGCTTATTTGCACTACACGCTTAGGTTTATATAGTTTAGTTTAGAATCAACTATTTTTTAAATCACACTATCTAACTTATTTGCAATGTACTTAGTCTTATATGCTTTAGATTTTCgcataaatatttatttactttgtCCAAATTATTAGTATCATCATATCTTTAAAATTGCAAATTGTCTAACCATAGAGTTTCAGAAGATAGGTCTACCTCACGCCCATCTTCTTTTATTCATGCATCCAGAATCAAAACCACGAACTGTCGATGACATAGACAATGTTATTAAGACAAAGATTCCAGATAAGAGGGAAAATCCAAAATTGTATGCTGCTATTGAGAAATATATGGTTCATGGTCCATGCGGTCATTTAAATAGTAAGAGCCAATGCATGATCAATGGTAAATGCTCAGTTTTTTTCCAAAACATTCAGAGAATGGACAATTATTGACGAAGCAGGATTTTCAAGATATCAAAGAAGAGATGATGGGCGAACTGTATCAAAGAAAAATGTTGAGGTTGACAACTCCTTCATAGTTCCATACAATGCCGGTCTTCTTCTAAAATTTGGATGTCACATCAATATTGAATATACTTGCCAAACTTCAGCAATCAAATATCTGTTCAAGTATCTTCACAAGGGTAATGACAGGGTGACAGCTgcattttatcaaaataatggatctcaggtaaataaaatacgtAATTATTATGATTGTAGATATATATCAGCATGTGAAGCTGCATGGAGATTGTTTGGTTATCCTATTCAAATGAAGGAACCAGCAGTAATAAGATTGTCATTCCATCTTCCTGATGATATGCCAATTGTCTACAAAGATATCGATACAATTCAGTCGGTTGTTGAGACATCTTTTTTCAAGAAATCTATGTTGATTGGATGGTTCAAAGCAAATGAAGCCCATGATGATGCAAGAAATCTGACTTATTCTGAGTTCCCAACAAAATTTATTTGGAATGGAAAGCATCATATGTGGACTCATAGAAAGTAAGGCTATGCCATAGGAAGGATATCTCATATACCACCAATGAATAAGAAAGATTACTATCTAAGGCTACTTTTGAACCTTCAAAAGGGATGCACGAGTTTCACTGATCTAAGAACAGTTGATGGTGTCGTTTATGATTccttcaaagatgcatgctatgCTCTAGGACTATTGCAGGATGACAGAGAATTCATTGATGAAATCTCTGAAGCAAAAACATGGCACTCTGCAATTTTTTTAAGgagactttttattatttttttaacatcaAATAACATGAGTAGACTAGATTTTGTTTGGCAAAAGACTTGAAATTTTCTCTTTCATGACGTACTCTATGAACAAAGAAGATTACTGCAAATGGAATGTAACTATagtctattataattttttttcatggtAGAATTCAATTTAGcctataattataacaaaaacatTGGATAAGAAATTTTAAGAGTGATTTTCTTTAACAAAATGCCTTTTTTGGGAGTAAAATTATCATACATATAGCAAAATTATTTATTGGTATTCACTTtaactttttctctttctctgatAAGATTTAGGAAATATAACAAAACATTACTCAaaaattgaattatatatatatatatatatatatatatatatatatatatatatatattagtttcgtACTTGCTTTACTTCCTTCTCTTAATACATATTTTAATTCATTGCCGTAAACCATATCTACTTCATCTAAGAAACCGTAACTAAATCCACATACTTCCAATACTTGCATTTGGATTGGTTGTTTGtgtgcctttttttttttatgttataatgATTTTGATATCCATGTTAatcacaataataatttttaaaaggacATGTTACTAATGAAgcattttttaaaccaaaaacaAGGAGTGTTATTTATCAATCAACAATGCATTTCAAACTTTTTTTGTCAGAGACTAATTTAATAATCTTTTAAATAATTgtgttattttaaattgaaaaaatacagATTTGATGATGTGAGAAGTCCAAATAAAAGATATTGCACTTGCAAAAATTGAAGATTTGTTCCAGTCAAATGGCAAGTCATTGAAAGAATATTGTGGAATGCCATATCCCTCAGAAAATTTGTGTCCAGCTTAGAAGACATAATTATAATGGAAGAGTTGAACTTTGACGTTAATTCTCTTGCGAGTGAACTAAGTGGGTATTTAGAAAAGCTAACTGATGAGCAGAAATTTGCATACGATCAAATAATTGGTGCTGTTAGCGGTAATATGGGTGGACGTTTCTTCTTATATGGTCAAGGTGGTTGTGGAAAAACATTCTTATGGT is a window from the Arachis hypogaea cultivar Tifrunner chromosome 17, arahy.Tifrunner.gnm2.J5K5, whole genome shotgun sequence genome containing:
- the LOC140180454 gene encoding uncharacterized protein, producing the protein MVNAQFFSKTFREWTIIDEAGFSRYQRRDDGRTVSKKNVEVDNSFIVPYNAGLLLKFGCHINIEYTCQTSAIKYLFKYLHKGNDRVTAAFYQNNGSQVNKIRNYYDCRYISACEAAWRLFGYPIQMKEPAVIRLSFHLPDDMPIVYKDIDTIQSVVETSFFKKSMLIGWFKANEAHDDARNLTYSEFPTKFIWNGKHHMWTHRK